In Aestuariibaculum lutulentum, one DNA window encodes the following:
- a CDS encoding ATP-binding protein, which yields MRFVPGKKRVKLKTAISSILLASVAGVIFLGYCFVEQKLPVKTIAIILFGMVVIQVLLLQYFYKNELKNRTKRKHSKVLIDELKQKLAQANKEADFSAEYLANISYEFRTSLSTVLGMIEMLKKTDLDEAQHMQLEIANISSKYMHQLVNMFSSNYEVNNGDIVLNEVPFDLNTELINLFKVFDYQAWEKGLTFDYKFLKSDEPKFSLIGDELRIQQVLINLVNNAIKFTNKGKISIIVDQTIAINDEQIVTFYVKDTGVGMPTEMVKQIFNSSKTEATVLTKEYRGGGLGLSTCHKLVKLMGGELKIETQENEGTTFYFSLQLKKTLNVKVETKVSEPLLVKKRNVLVAEDSRMNRRVLKYLLEQQGVDCTFAKNGVEAVELYKLLDFDLVFMDLYMPDLNGFEAAKAIKQTDKYRISKTPIIAVSASDFKEDKVKVKELGLNAFLSKPIDIYKLKDILIKYLLAQKKVS from the coding sequence ATGCGATTTGTCCCAGGTAAAAAACGTGTAAAATTAAAAACCGCAATTTCTTCAATATTATTAGCCTCTGTTGCTGGTGTCATTTTTTTGGGATATTGTTTTGTAGAACAAAAACTACCTGTAAAAACCATTGCTATAATTCTATTCGGAATGGTCGTGATTCAGGTTTTGTTACTTCAGTATTTTTATAAAAACGAATTAAAGAACAGGACGAAGCGTAAGCATTCTAAAGTATTAATAGACGAATTAAAGCAGAAGTTAGCTCAGGCTAATAAGGAAGCTGACTTTAGTGCTGAATATTTAGCGAACATAAGTTATGAGTTTAGAACGTCTTTAAGTACGGTTTTGGGTATGATAGAAATGCTTAAGAAAACCGATTTAGATGAAGCACAACATATGCAGCTGGAAATCGCTAACATTTCATCGAAGTATATGCATCAGTTGGTAAATATGTTTTCGAGTAATTATGAAGTTAATAACGGTGACATTGTTTTAAATGAAGTTCCTTTCGATTTAAATACTGAATTAATAAACCTGTTCAAAGTGTTCGACTATCAGGCATGGGAAAAAGGATTGACTTTCGATTATAAATTTTTGAAATCTGATGAACCAAAATTTTCCTTAATAGGTGATGAATTGCGAATTCAGCAGGTATTAATTAATCTGGTAAACAATGCTATTAAATTCACAAATAAGGGAAAAATTTCCATTATTGTAGATCAAACCATAGCCATAAACGATGAACAAATTGTAACCTTTTATGTGAAGGATACAGGTGTTGGGATGCCTACTGAAATGGTAAAACAGATTTTTAATAGTTCTAAAACTGAAGCAACCGTTTTAACCAAGGAATATCGTGGTGGCGGTTTAGGCTTGTCTACCTGTCATAAACTGGTGAAGTTGATGGGAGGTGAACTGAAAATAGAAACCCAGGAAAATGAAGGAACAACATTTTACTTTAGTTTGCAATTGAAAAAGACCTTAAATGTGAAGGTTGAAACTAAAGTGTCTGAGCCATTATTGGTTAAAAAGCGAAATGTTTTAGTGGCAGAAGATAGCAGAATGAATCGTCGTGTACTTAAGTATTTGCTGGAGCAACAAGGTGTTGATTGTACGTTTGCAAAAAATGGGGTAGAGGCTGTTGAATTGTATAAGTTACTGGATTTCGATTTGGTTTTTATGGATTTGTATATGCCGGATTTGAATGGATTTGAAGCTGCAAAAGCCATTAAACAGACTGATAAATATCGGATAAGTAAAACACCTATAATAGCTGTTTCGGCAAGTGATTTTAAAGAAGATAAGGTAAAAGTGAAGGAGCTTGGTTTGAATGCTTTCTTATCTAAACCAATTGACATATATAAGCTAAAAGATATTTTGATAAAATACCTTTTAGCTCAAAAAAAGGTAAGTTAA
- a CDS encoding RidA family protein, protein MKQIITTPKAPAPIGPYNQAVLTGNTLYTSGQIAFNPETGALVLDDIKTETKQVMENLKAVLEAAGMTFENVVKASIFISDMGEFVNINDVYGSYFNEETAPARETVQVACLPKNVNVEISVIAVK, encoded by the coding sequence ATGAAACAAATAATTACAACTCCCAAAGCCCCTGCTCCTATTGGTCCTTACAACCAAGCTGTTTTAACCGGAAATACGCTTTACACCTCTGGACAAATTGCTTTTAATCCGGAAACCGGAGCATTGGTTCTTGACGATATTAAAACCGAGACTAAACAAGTTATGGAAAACCTGAAAGCGGTTTTAGAGGCTGCCGGTATGACTTTTGAAAATGTGGTTAAAGCCTCGATTTTTATTAGCGATATGGGCGAGTTTGTAAACATTAACGACGTTTACGGAAGCTACTTTAATGAAGAAACAGCACCTGCGCGAGAAACTGTTCAAGTGGCTTGTTTACCTAAAAATGTAAATGTAGAAATTAGTGTTATTGCAGTAAAATAG